The Doryrhamphus excisus isolate RoL2022-K1 chromosome 1, RoL_Dexc_1.0, whole genome shotgun sequence genome includes a window with the following:
- the LOC131134242 gene encoding acyl-coenzyme A thioesterase 2, mitochondrial-like — protein sequence MAFCQIRLKILPGVRCLADKLVQVKVEGLAPHKPVELRSRLVDDKGVVFKASARYKADESGLVDVSSAPSLGGSYTGVEPMGLLWAMAPETPHRKLVKKNVLSPTLVEIAALNGDTGELLASQTNEREYMTEGMRRIPVRDGRVRGVLFIPPGKGPFPGVVDLYTFGGGLGEQRASLLATKGFVVLALAYYGYQDLPKNPKRLDLEYLEEASNYLQNHSEVEGPGIGVISMSHSGALGLSMASFLPGITATVCINGCNANTVIPLHYKDIVIPPLQPLMKNTQMTESGIADIRTVMPDPTLEQNRASLIPIERARSHFLFAVSEDDHNWTSALFAKQAAELLESHGKESFQVVSYPNAGHLLEVPYMPLCPSGFHAAIGSAVVFGGQPKAHSEAQLDLWERVQEFFKRHLNDTGTH from the exons ATGGCTTTCTGTCAGATCCGCCTAAAAATCCTCCCCGGTGTTCGCTGTCTAGCAGACAAACTGGTGCAAGTGAAAGTGGAGGGTCTCGCTCCCCACAAACCAGTAGAATTAAGATCCAGGCTGGTTGATGACAAGGGGGTCGTTTTCAAAGCTTCTGCCCGCTACAAAGCTGATGAATCGGGCCTGGTCGACGTGAGCAGCGCCCCCTCTCTGGGAGGGAGCTACACCGGAGTGGAGCCCATGGGTTTGCTGTGGGCCATGGCGCCAGAGACTCCACACAGGAAACTTGTGAAGAAGAATGTGCTGAGCCCGACTCTAGTTGAGATAGCGGCACTCAACGGCGACACCGGAGAACTCCTCGCCAGTCAAACCAATGAGAGAGAATACATGACAGAGGGCATGAGGAGAATCCCGGTGCGAGACGGACGAGTCCGAGGAGTCCTGTTCATCCCTCCAG GAAAAGGTCCCTTCCCTGGAGTTGTGGATCTATATACCTTCGGTGGAGGCCTCGGTGAACAGAGAGCTAGCCTCTTGGCAACCAAAGGTTTTGTGGTGCTGGCACTGGCCTATTATGGATACCAGGATTtaccaaaaaaccccaaacgCTTGGATTTGGAATATCTTGAAGAGGCTTCAAACTACCTACAGAATCATTCAGAG GTTGAAGGTCCCGGCATCGGTGTCATATCCATGTCCCACAGTGGTGCTCTGGGTTTGTCCATGGCATCCTTTCTCCCAGGAATCACAGCAACAGTCTGCATTAATGGCTGCAATGCCAATACGGTGATCCCATTACACTACAAAGATATCGTTATACCGCCGCTGCAACCTCTCATGAAAAACACGCAAATGACAGAATCTGGGATTGCCGATATACGTACCGTCATGCCGGATCCAACCCTGGAACAAAATAGAGCGTCTTTGATTCCAATAGAGCGTGCCAGGAGTCATTTTCTATTTGCTGTTTCAGAAGACGACCACAATTGGACCAGCGCTTTATTTGCCAAGCAGGCCGCTGAGCTTTTGGAGAGTCACGGCAAGGAGTCGTTCCAAGTGGTTTCTTATCCCAATGCTGGTCACCTTCTGGAGGTTCCTTACATGCCGTTGTGCCCATCCGGGTTCCATGCGGCAATAGGGAGTGCTGTGGTgtttggtggccagccaaaggCCCACTCGGAGGCTCAGCTGGACCTGTGGGAGCGAGTCCAAGAGTTCTTCAAGAGACACTTGAACGACACCGGCACTCATTAG
- the LOC131131678 gene encoding acyl-coenzyme A thioesterase 2, mitochondrial-like isoform X2 translates to MYFPRCCGSITESNISDKLVQVKVEGLAPHKPVELRSRLVDDKGVVFKASARYKADESGLVDVSCAPSLGGSYTGVEPMGLLWAMAPETPHRKLVKKNVLSPTLVEIAALNGDTGELLASQTNEREYMTEGMRRIPVRDGRVRGVLFIPAGKGPFPGIVDLYTLGGGLNEQRASLLANKGFVVLALAYYGYEDLPKNPKNLDLEYFEEAAVYLQNHPEVQGPGIGVISMSHSGALALAMASFFPGITATVCINGCNGNTVIPLHYKDIVMPALRPAIWKVRLTRSWIVDIRNVTPDASLIKNRASLIPIERANCHFLFAVSEDDRNWNSPFFAKQAAEILRSRGKESFQVVSYPKAGHFLEVPHSPFCPSSFHAAVGQAVVFGGEAKAHSEAQLDLWERVQEFFMRHLNGTGTS, encoded by the exons ATGTATTTCCCCAG ATGCTGTGGCTCCATCACTGAAAGCAACATCT CAGACAAACTGGTCCAAGTGAAAGTGGAGGGTCTCGCTCCCCACAAACCAGTAGAATTAAGATCCAGGCTGGTTGATGACAAGGGGGTCGTTTTCAAAGCTTCTGCCCGCTACAAAGCTGATGAATCGGGCCTGGTCGACGTGAGCTGCGCCCCCTCTCTGGGAGGGAGCTACACCGGAGTGGAGCCCATGGGTTTGCTGTGGGCCATGGCGCCAGAGACTCCACATAGAAAACTTGTGAAGAAGAATGTGCTGAGCCCGACTCTAGTTGAGATAGCGGCACTCAACGGCGACACCGGAGAACTCCTCGCCAGTCAAACCAATGAGAGAGAATACATGACGGAGGGCATGAGGAGAATCCCAGTGCGAGACGGACGAGTCCGAGGAGTCCTGTTCATCCCTGCAG GAAAAGGTCCCTTCCCTGGAATTGTGGATTTATACACCTTAGGTGGAGGCCTCAATGAGCAGAGAGCTAGCCTCTTGGCAAACAAAGGTTTTGTGGTGCTGGCGCTGGCCTATTATGGGTACGAGGATTTACCCAAAAACCCCAAGAACTTggatttggaatattttgaagagGCTGCAGTCTATTTACAGAATCATCCAGAG GTTCAAGGTCCCGGCATAGGCGTCATATCCATGTCTCACAGCGGCGCGCTGGCTTTGGCAATGGCGTCCTTTTTCCCAGGCATTACAGCGACAGTCTGTATTAATGGCTGCAATGGAAATACGGTCATTCCGCTGCACTACAAAGATATCGTTATGCCGGCACTGCGACCTGCCATCTGGAAAGTCCGACTGACCAGATCCTGGATTGTTGATATTCGCAATGTCACGCCAGATGCAAGCCTGATCAAGAATAGAGCGTCTTTGATTCCAATAGAGCGTGCCaactgccacttcctgtttgccgttTCGGAAGACGACCGCAACTGGAACAGCCCTTTTTTCGCCAAGCAGGCCGCAGAGATTTTGAGAAGTCGCGGCAAGGAGTCGTTTCAGGTGGTTTCTTATCCTAAAGCCGGGCACTTTTTGGAGGTTCCTCACTCGCCATTTTGCCCCTCGTCCTTCCACGCAGCGGTGGGGCAGGCTGTGGTGTTTGGTGGGGAGGCAAAAGCCCACTCGGAGGCTCAGCTGGACCTGTGGGAGCGAGTCCAAGAGTTCTTTATGAGACACTTGAACGGCACTGGCACTTCATAA
- the LOC131131678 gene encoding acyl-coenzyme A thioesterase 2, mitochondrial-like isoform X3: MYFPRCCGSITESNIYKLVQVKVEGLAPHKPVELRSRLVDDKGVVFKASARYKADESGLVDVSCAPSLGGSYTGVEPMGLLWAMAPETPHRKLVKKNVLSPTLVEIAALNGDTGELLASQTNEREYMTEGMRRIPVRDGRVRGVLFIPAGKGPFPGIVDLYTLGGGLNEQRASLLANKGFVVLALAYYGYEDLPKNPKNLDLEYFEEAAVYLQNHPEVQGPGIGVISMSHSGALALAMASFFPGITATVCINGCNGNTVIPLHYKDIVMPALRPAIWKVRLTRSWIVDIRNVTPDASLIKNRASLIPIERANCHFLFAVSEDDRNWNSPFFAKQAAEILRSRGKESFQVVSYPKAGHFLEVPHSPFCPSSFHAAVGQAVVFGGEAKAHSEAQLDLWERVQEFFMRHLNGTGTS; the protein is encoded by the exons ATGTATTTCCCCAG ATGCTGTGGCTCCATCACTGAAAGCAACATCT ACAAACTGGTCCAAGTGAAAGTGGAGGGTCTCGCTCCCCACAAACCAGTAGAATTAAGATCCAGGCTGGTTGATGACAAGGGGGTCGTTTTCAAAGCTTCTGCCCGCTACAAAGCTGATGAATCGGGCCTGGTCGACGTGAGCTGCGCCCCCTCTCTGGGAGGGAGCTACACCGGAGTGGAGCCCATGGGTTTGCTGTGGGCCATGGCGCCAGAGACTCCACATAGAAAACTTGTGAAGAAGAATGTGCTGAGCCCGACTCTAGTTGAGATAGCGGCACTCAACGGCGACACCGGAGAACTCCTCGCCAGTCAAACCAATGAGAGAGAATACATGACGGAGGGCATGAGGAGAATCCCAGTGCGAGACGGACGAGTCCGAGGAGTCCTGTTCATCCCTGCAG GAAAAGGTCCCTTCCCTGGAATTGTGGATTTATACACCTTAGGTGGAGGCCTCAATGAGCAGAGAGCTAGCCTCTTGGCAAACAAAGGTTTTGTGGTGCTGGCGCTGGCCTATTATGGGTACGAGGATTTACCCAAAAACCCCAAGAACTTggatttggaatattttgaagagGCTGCAGTCTATTTACAGAATCATCCAGAG GTTCAAGGTCCCGGCATAGGCGTCATATCCATGTCTCACAGCGGCGCGCTGGCTTTGGCAATGGCGTCCTTTTTCCCAGGCATTACAGCGACAGTCTGTATTAATGGCTGCAATGGAAATACGGTCATTCCGCTGCACTACAAAGATATCGTTATGCCGGCACTGCGACCTGCCATCTGGAAAGTCCGACTGACCAGATCCTGGATTGTTGATATTCGCAATGTCACGCCAGATGCAAGCCTGATCAAGAATAGAGCGTCTTTGATTCCAATAGAGCGTGCCaactgccacttcctgtttgccgttTCGGAAGACGACCGCAACTGGAACAGCCCTTTTTTCGCCAAGCAGGCCGCAGAGATTTTGAGAAGTCGCGGCAAGGAGTCGTTTCAGGTGGTTTCTTATCCTAAAGCCGGGCACTTTTTGGAGGTTCCTCACTCGCCATTTTGCCCCTCGTCCTTCCACGCAGCGGTGGGGCAGGCTGTGGTGTTTGGTGGGGAGGCAAAAGCCCACTCGGAGGCTCAGCTGGACCTGTGGGAGCGAGTCCAAGAGTTCTTTATGAGACACTTGAACGGCACTGGCACTTCATAA
- the LOC131131678 gene encoding acyl-coenzyme A thioesterase 2, mitochondrial-like isoform X1, translated as MAFSQIRLKILPGVRCLADKLVQVKVEGLAPHKPVELRSRLVDDKGVVFKASARYKADESGLVDVSCAPSLGGSYTGVEPMGLLWAMAPETPHRKLVKKNVLSPTLVEIAALNGDTGELLASQTNEREYMTEGMRRIPVRDGRVRGVLFIPAGKGPFPGIVDLYTLGGGLNEQRASLLANKGFVVLALAYYGYEDLPKNPKNLDLEYFEEAAVYLQNHPEVQGPGIGVISMSHSGALALAMASFFPGITATVCINGCNGNTVIPLHYKDIVMPALRPAIWKVRLTRSWIVDIRNVTPDASLIKNRASLIPIERANCHFLFAVSEDDRNWNSPFFAKQAAEILRSRGKESFQVVSYPKAGHFLEVPHSPFCPSSFHAAVGQAVVFGGEAKAHSEAQLDLWERVQEFFMRHLNGTGTS; from the exons ATGGCTTTCTCTCAGATCCGCCTAAAAATCCTCCCCGGTGTTCGCTGTCTAGCAGACAAACTGGTCCAAGTGAAAGTGGAGGGTCTCGCTCCCCACAAACCAGTAGAATTAAGATCCAGGCTGGTTGATGACAAGGGGGTCGTTTTCAAAGCTTCTGCCCGCTACAAAGCTGATGAATCGGGCCTGGTCGACGTGAGCTGCGCCCCCTCTCTGGGAGGGAGCTACACCGGAGTGGAGCCCATGGGTTTGCTGTGGGCCATGGCGCCAGAGACTCCACATAGAAAACTTGTGAAGAAGAATGTGCTGAGCCCGACTCTAGTTGAGATAGCGGCACTCAACGGCGACACCGGAGAACTCCTCGCCAGTCAAACCAATGAGAGAGAATACATGACGGAGGGCATGAGGAGAATCCCAGTGCGAGACGGACGAGTCCGAGGAGTCCTGTTCATCCCTGCAG GAAAAGGTCCCTTCCCTGGAATTGTGGATTTATACACCTTAGGTGGAGGCCTCAATGAGCAGAGAGCTAGCCTCTTGGCAAACAAAGGTTTTGTGGTGCTGGCGCTGGCCTATTATGGGTACGAGGATTTACCCAAAAACCCCAAGAACTTggatttggaatattttgaagagGCTGCAGTCTATTTACAGAATCATCCAGAG GTTCAAGGTCCCGGCATAGGCGTCATATCCATGTCTCACAGCGGCGCGCTGGCTTTGGCAATGGCGTCCTTTTTCCCAGGCATTACAGCGACAGTCTGTATTAATGGCTGCAATGGAAATACGGTCATTCCGCTGCACTACAAAGATATCGTTATGCCGGCACTGCGACCTGCCATCTGGAAAGTCCGACTGACCAGATCCTGGATTGTTGATATTCGCAATGTCACGCCAGATGCAAGCCTGATCAAGAATAGAGCGTCTTTGATTCCAATAGAGCGTGCCaactgccacttcctgtttgccgttTCGGAAGACGACCGCAACTGGAACAGCCCTTTTTTCGCCAAGCAGGCCGCAGAGATTTTGAGAAGTCGCGGCAAGGAGTCGTTTCAGGTGGTTTCTTATCCTAAAGCCGGGCACTTTTTGGAGGTTCCTCACTCGCCATTTTGCCCCTCGTCCTTCCACGCAGCGGTGGGGCAGGCTGTGGTGTTTGGTGGGGAGGCAAAAGCCCACTCGGAGGCTCAGCTGGACCTGTGGGAGCGAGTCCAAGAGTTCTTTATGAGACACTTGAACGGCACTGGCACTTCATAA